In Burkholderia savannae, one genomic interval encodes:
- a CDS encoding methyl-accepting chemotaxis protein produces MNTTRLTVKARLRALVAVVVLVLAAAGGIGLAGVARVGDALAHVFEDRAKTLQRISSIDELVTQTRYAVGDAVLDPSAAKTEAVAAASARDVAAIDRLLADYRATPRADAERAQAERLAADWATLRDKGIRPAVDLLKANNLSEAQWVVTQTLDPVAQRVKGEAAQLRQWQLQAAQHAYDRARGVARLVQWAVAGCVLAGVVAVAVLCAAMARALARQLGGEPDYAATVANEIASGNLALDVRAADAAPGSVLHAMHAMRARLAATIGTLQRAADAIAHATSDIAHGNHDLSRRTDEHAAGLQQTASSMEQLAATVRTNADHARQASSLAIAASTQAEQGDAAARDAIARMEALSVRSQQIRSISSTIEGIAFQTNLLALNAAVEAARAGQAGRGFAVVAQEVRGLAHRSAQAAKEISTLIADVTGEVELGADTVKAAGGTIVGMLASVRQVATLVDEISHASDEQRSGIDQVNRAVAQMDEMTQHNALLVQKAASAAGALADEASALREAAAIFRVAA; encoded by the coding sequence ATGAACACCACCCGCCTCACCGTCAAAGCCCGTCTGCGCGCCCTCGTCGCGGTCGTCGTCCTCGTGCTCGCCGCCGCCGGCGGCATCGGTCTCGCCGGCGTCGCGCGCGTCGGCGACGCGCTCGCGCACGTCTTCGAGGATCGCGCGAAGACACTGCAGCGAATCTCGTCGATAGACGAGCTCGTCACGCAGACGCGCTACGCGGTCGGCGACGCCGTGCTCGATCCGTCCGCCGCGAAAACCGAAGCGGTCGCCGCGGCGTCGGCGCGCGACGTCGCCGCGATCGATCGCCTGCTCGCCGACTACCGCGCGACGCCGCGCGCCGACGCCGAGCGCGCGCAGGCCGAGCGCCTCGCCGCCGATTGGGCGACGCTGCGCGACAAGGGCATCCGGCCCGCCGTCGATCTGCTGAAGGCGAACAATCTGTCCGAAGCGCAATGGGTCGTCACGCAGACGCTTGACCCCGTCGCGCAACGCGTCAAGGGCGAGGCCGCGCAGTTGCGCCAGTGGCAGCTCCAAGCGGCGCAACACGCGTACGACCGCGCGCGCGGCGTCGCGCGGCTCGTCCAGTGGGCGGTCGCGGGCTGCGTGCTCGCGGGCGTCGTGGCCGTCGCGGTGCTGTGCGCGGCGATGGCGCGCGCGCTCGCGCGGCAATTGGGCGGCGAGCCGGACTACGCGGCGACCGTCGCCAACGAGATCGCATCCGGCAACCTCGCGCTCGACGTGCGCGCCGCCGACGCCGCGCCCGGCAGCGTGCTGCATGCGATGCACGCGATGCGCGCGCGCCTGGCGGCGACGATCGGCACGCTGCAGCGCGCGGCCGACGCGATCGCGCACGCGACGTCCGACATCGCGCACGGCAACCACGACCTGTCGCGCCGCACCGACGAACACGCGGCCGGCCTGCAGCAGACGGCGAGCAGCATGGAGCAGCTCGCCGCGACCGTGCGCACGAACGCCGACCACGCGCGGCAGGCGAGCTCGCTCGCGATCGCCGCGTCGACGCAGGCCGAGCAGGGCGACGCCGCCGCGCGCGACGCGATCGCGCGGATGGAGGCGCTGTCGGTCCGCTCGCAGCAGATCCGCAGCATCTCGTCGACGATCGAGGGCATCGCATTCCAGACCAACCTGCTCGCGCTGAACGCGGCCGTCGAGGCGGCGCGCGCCGGCCAGGCGGGCCGCGGCTTCGCGGTCGTCGCGCAGGAAGTGCGCGGCCTCGCGCATCGCAGCGCGCAGGCGGCGAAGGAAATCTCGACGCTGATCGCCGACGTGACGGGCGAAGTCGAGCTCGGCGCGGACACGGTGAAGGCCGCGGGCGGCACGATCGTCGGCATGCTCGCGTCGGTGCGGCAGGTCGCGACGCTCGTCGACGAAATCTCGCATGCGTCCGACGAGCAGCGCTCCGGCATCGACCAGGTGAACCGCGCGGTCGCGCAGATGGACGAAATGACCCAGCACAACGCGCTGCTCGTGCAGAAGGCGGCGAGCGCCGCGGGCGCGCTCGCCGACGAAGCGTCCGCGCTGCGCGAGGCGGCGGCGATCTTCCGCGTCGCGGCGTGA
- a CDS encoding bile acid:sodium symporter family protein has protein sequence MARSRFIPDNFTLALVGTVVLASFLPCRGEAAHAFNWATNIAVGLLFFLHGAKLSREAIIAGATHWRLHAVVLLCTFALFPLLGLALKPVLTPLVTPALYAGVLFLCTLPSTVQSSIAFTSIAKGNVPAAVCSASASSLLGIFVTPALVGVMVSTQGTGATASPWSTIGAIVMQLLVPFIAGQLLRPVIGRWIERNRGVLRFVDQGSILLVVYVAFSEAVNEGLWHQIPPTALAGLVVVNVVLLAVALAVTTIVSKRLGFNRADQITIIFCGSKKSLAAGVPMAKVIFAAHAVGAVVLPLMLFHQIQLMTCAALAQRWGARDTSRERQADNAHGGGALGARAGATKH, from the coding sequence ATGGCGCGCTCCCGCTTCATTCCCGACAATTTCACGCTCGCGCTCGTCGGCACAGTCGTGCTCGCGAGCTTCCTGCCGTGCCGCGGCGAGGCCGCGCACGCGTTCAACTGGGCGACCAATATCGCGGTCGGCCTGCTCTTCTTCCTGCACGGCGCGAAGCTGTCGCGCGAGGCGATCATCGCGGGCGCGACGCACTGGCGGCTGCACGCCGTCGTGCTGCTCTGCACGTTCGCGCTCTTCCCGCTCCTCGGCCTCGCGCTCAAGCCGGTGCTCACGCCGCTCGTCACGCCCGCGCTCTACGCCGGCGTGCTGTTCCTCTGCACGCTGCCGTCCACCGTGCAGTCGTCGATCGCGTTCACGTCGATCGCGAAGGGCAATGTGCCCGCCGCCGTCTGCTCGGCGTCCGCGTCGAGCCTGCTCGGCATCTTCGTCACGCCCGCGCTCGTCGGCGTGATGGTGTCGACGCAGGGCACGGGCGCGACGGCATCGCCGTGGAGCACGATCGGCGCGATCGTGATGCAGCTCCTCGTGCCGTTCATCGCCGGGCAGTTGCTGCGGCCGGTGATCGGCCGCTGGATCGAGCGCAATCGCGGCGTGCTGCGCTTCGTCGATCAGGGCTCGATCCTGCTCGTCGTCTACGTCGCGTTCAGCGAAGCGGTCAACGAAGGCCTCTGGCACCAAATTCCGCCGACCGCGCTCGCGGGGCTCGTCGTCGTCAACGTCGTGCTGCTCGCGGTCGCACTCGCGGTCACGACCATCGTCAGCAAGCGGCTCGGCTTCAATCGCGCGGACCAGATCACGATCATCTTCTGCGGCTCGAAGAAGAGCCTCGCGGCCGGCGTGCCGATGGCGAAAGTGATCTTCGCCGCGCACGCGGTCGGCGCGGTGGTGCTGCCGCTCATGCTGTTCCATCAGATCCAGCTGATGACCTGCGCGGCGCTCGCGCAGCGCTGGGGCGCACGCGACACGAGCCGCGAGCGGCAGGCCGACAACGCGCACGGCGGCGGGGCGCTCGGCGCGCGCGCGGGCGCGACGAAGCACTGA